One Candidatus Woesearchaeota archaeon genomic region harbors:
- a CDS encoding nuclear transport factor 2 family protein: protein MNKKDIATSFLRLASSGKVREAYDKYVHPDFRHHNAYFKGDRESLLVAMEENAITNPNKFLEVYHVLEDGNFVAVHSRVQLKKDGSDIAVVHIFRFEGDYIVELWDIGQQAPKDSPNENGVF from the coding sequence ATGAACAAAAAAGACATAGCTACATCATTTTTACGCCTTGCTTCGTCCGGTAAAGTCCGTGAAGCGTATGATAAGTATGTGCATCCGGATTTCCGCCATCACAACGCTTATTTTAAGGGCGACAGGGAGTCGCTTTTGGTGGCAATGGAAGAAAATGCCATCACAAATCCAAATAAATTTCTCGAAGTGTATCACGTACTTGAAGATGGGAACTTCGTCGCTGTTCACTCTCGCGTTCAGCTTAAGAAAGACGGTTCTGATATTGCTGTCGTTCATATTTTCCGTTTTGAAGGTGACTACATTGTTGAATTATGGGATATCGGTCAGCAGGCGCCGAAGGACTCGCCAAACGAAAATGGAGTATTCTAA
- a CDS encoding VOC family protein → MTKLNTYLNFAGNTEEAFNFYKSVFGGEFTSVVRFKDMPMEGVNIPKEDENKIMHIGLPIGKDNVLMATDTLESLGQKLIWGNNIHISVHPESREEADRIFNALSAGGMIEMHIANQPWGDYYGSFKDKFGVQWMVNYIYPKEKRIKMTQKISPCLWFDDNAEEAAKFYTSIFPNSKILEVVPYTVETPSNKPIGSVMAVSFELDDCSFLGLNGGPDFKPNPSISFHIKCKTIEEVDSYYEKLSENGKILMELNEYPFSKKYAWVEDKFGVSWQIIYMEKDFNQKIVPAFLFTQDICGKAREAIKSYVQIFPESKIGVISEYGKNYFNEKENSVMYSEFTLVNEEFIAMDSGSDHKFKFSEGISLMIECKDQKEIDYFYEKLSAVPESEMCGWLKDKFGVSWQLITSDFIKLDKNKKVMEAILKMKRLDLAKLKEAAERK, encoded by the coding sequence ATGACAAAACTAAACACCTATCTTAACTTTGCGGGCAACACGGAAGAAGCCTTTAACTTTTACAAATCTGTTTTTGGCGGAGAATTTACATCCGTTGTCCGCTTCAAAGACATGCCGATGGAAGGCGTGAATATCCCTAAAGAGGATGAAAACAAAATCATGCACATCGGATTGCCGATTGGCAAAGACAATGTGTTAATGGCGACTGATACTCTTGAGTCTCTTGGACAAAAACTGATATGGGGCAATAATATCCATATCTCAGTACACCCAGAAAGTAGAGAAGAAGCCGACAGGATATTTAACGCTCTATCTGCTGGCGGTATGATAGAGATGCACATCGCTAACCAGCCTTGGGGCGACTACTATGGCAGTTTTAAAGATAAGTTTGGTGTGCAGTGGATGGTGAATTACATCTATCCGAAAGAAAAGAGAATAAAAATGACACAAAAAATATCACCTTGTTTATGGTTTGATGATAATGCAGAAGAAGCTGCTAAGTTTTACACTTCTATTTTTCCAAATTCAAAAATCCTTGAAGTTGTTCCTTACACTGTCGAAACCCCTTCAAACAAGCCAATAGGAAGTGTTATGGCAGTTTCTTTTGAACTTGATGATTGTAGTTTTTTGGGACTGAATGGAGGACCTGATTTTAAACCGAATCCATCAATATCTTTTCATATAAAATGCAAGACAATTGAAGAGGTAGATTCTTATTATGAAAAATTATCTGAAAATGGGAAAATTTTAATGGAACTTAATGAATATCCTTTTAGTAAGAAATATGCATGGGTGGAGGATAAATTTGGAGTTTCTTGGCAGATAATCTATATGGAAAAAGATTTCAATCAAAAAATTGTTCCAGCATTTTTGTTCACTCAAGATATTTGTGGGAAGGCAAGAGAAGCAATAAAATCTTATGTCCAAATATTTCCGGAATCTAAAATTGGCGTAATTTCAGAATATGGAAAAAACTATTTTAATGAAAAAGAAAATAGTGTAATGTATTCAGAATTCACTTTAGTAAACGAAGAGTTTATTGCAATGGATTCCGGATCAGACCATAAATTCAAATTTAGCGAAGGAATTTCCTTAATGATTGAATGCAAAGACCAAAAAGAAATTGATTATTTTTATGAAAAGCTTTCAGCAGTTCCTGAATCAGAAATGTGCGGTTGGCTTAAAGATAAGTTTGGAGTTTCATGGCAGCTTATAACTTCTGATTTTATAAAGTTAGACAAAAATAAAAAAGTCATGGAAGCAATTTTGAAGATGAAAAGGCTCGATTTAGCAAAATTAAAGGAAGCGGCCGAGAGGAAGTAA
- a CDS encoding helix-turn-helix domain-containing protein produces the protein MINNVYTDLMKIGLTGGEAKVYASLLEIGHSTVGPLLKRAKVAHSNIYEILDRLLEKGIVTMIIKNGVKTFQPVSPINLSKYLEKKQTELNSQKETLNLILPRIQGLEQTFPKQEAMLFVGLRGLTAAYKEFFADATKKDENIWIYVHDQSYAAVSDKFYLHTWMELGKNIKSRGIGDKSYKKSPFIKEFRKKYEFRCVDFPIFSHGEVFKDRFLLISWEDPIISILVKAKHVSDNFRKYFNSVWDTAEK, from the coding sequence TTTAATGAAAATTGGACTTACAGGGGGAGAAGCAAAAGTTTATGCTTCTTTACTTGAAATAGGACATTCAACAGTAGGGCCTTTGCTAAAAAGAGCAAAAGTTGCTCATTCTAACATTTACGAGATTCTAGATAGGCTTCTAGAAAAAGGAATTGTTACAATGATTATAAAAAACGGAGTAAAAACTTTTCAACCAGTAAGTCCAATTAACTTATCCAAGTATTTGGAGAAAAAACAAACTGAATTAAATTCTCAGAAAGAAACATTAAACCTCATCCTACCAAGAATTCAAGGCTTGGAACAAACATTTCCCAAACAAGAGGCAATGTTATTTGTCGGATTAAGAGGTTTAACAGCAGCTTATAAAGAGTTCTTTGCTGATGCTACAAAAAAAGATGAGAATATTTGGATTTATGTGCATGATCAATCATACGCAGCTGTTTCTGATAAATTCTATTTGCATACTTGGATGGAGTTAGGAAAGAACATTAAATCAAGGGGTATAGGGGATAAATCATATAAAAAATCACCATTCATAAAAGAATTTAGAAAAAAATATGAATTCAGATGCGTCGATTTTCCAATATTCTCTCACGGAGAAGTATTCAAAGATAGATTTCTCCTAATTTCATGGGAAGACCCAATAATCTCGATTCTTGTGAAAGCCAAACATGTTAGTGATAATTTTAGAAAATATTTCAACAGTGTTTGGGATACGGCTGAGAAGTGA